A single region of the Candidatus Poribacteria bacterium genome encodes:
- the hflK gene encoding FtsH protease activity modulator HflK, which translates to MQDLQDLITRQPYTHLITPKRILFVILGVIVLGCLATSFYTVEADEIAVVLMFGKSVRQAEPGLHFKLPLGIERAINVPVRKVFKEEFGFRTLRAGVRTQYDTRDYSEESLLLSGDLSIADVEWVVQYKIKDPKMFLFSVRNPQRALRDLSESVMSRVVGDRTVTEVLTVGRIEIAAEVEEHLQRLLDLYQTGLDVATVTLQDVNPPETVKSAFNAVNEAKQEKERLINEAWRDYNQSVPKEKGVAAQRISEAQGYALKRVNEAQGDADRFKAIRTEYQKAKEVTRRRLYLEAMREVLPQVKEIYVIDGKANAPIPLLQLKE; encoded by the coding sequence GTGCAAGACCTCCAAGATTTGATTACACGGCAACCCTACACGCATCTTATCACACCCAAACGGATTTTGTTTGTGATTCTCGGTGTGATAGTCTTAGGGTGCTTAGCAACGAGTTTTTATACGGTTGAGGCGGACGAGATCGCTGTTGTGCTGATGTTCGGCAAATCCGTCCGGCAAGCCGAACCCGGACTCCACTTCAAGCTGCCGCTCGGTATTGAGAGGGCGATTAACGTGCCTGTCCGTAAAGTTTTCAAAGAGGAATTCGGTTTTCGGACGCTGCGAGCTGGGGTTCGGACGCAGTATGACACCCGCGACTATTCGGAGGAATCCCTCTTATTGTCGGGGGACCTGAGTATCGCTGATGTCGAATGGGTGGTTCAGTATAAAATTAAAGATCCGAAAATGTTCCTGTTCTCTGTGAGGAATCCGCAACGGGCTTTGCGCGACCTTTCAGAATCGGTCATGAGTCGGGTCGTAGGCGATCGGACTGTTACCGAGGTGTTGACTGTCGGTCGTATTGAAATCGCGGCAGAAGTTGAAGAACATCTTCAGCGATTGTTGGATCTCTACCAAACCGGATTAGATGTGGCGACCGTGACCTTGCAGGATGTGAATCCACCGGAAACGGTGAAGTCTGCTTTTAACGCTGTTAACGAGGCGAAACAGGAGAAAGAGCGGTTAATCAACGAGGCGTGGCGCGATTACAACCAATCCGTCCCAAAAGAGAAAGGCGTGGCGGCACAGCGAATTTCGGAGGCACAAGGGTACGCGCTGAAGCGGGTGAACGAAGCGCAAGGCGATGCGGACCGGTTCAAAGCGATTCGCACGGAATATCAGAAGGCGAAAGAGGTTACCCGTCGCCGACTCTATCTGGAGGCGATGCGAGAAGTGTTGCCACAGGTGAAAGAGATTTATGTCATTGACGGTAAAGCCAACGCACCTATCCCACTTTTGCAACTCAAGGAATAA
- a CDS encoding type I restriction endonuclease, whose protein sequence is MPTYTEQNFEDHIEAHLNRSGYQSLQSSHYNKSRCLIPNETLKFIQDTQPEVYQRLERQYDADTPDKFLDRVSREIKNRGVLDVLRKGIRDRGCHFKLTYFLPSSGMNPDHQQLYAQNRFSLIRQLKYSEKNEKSLDMTLFLNGLPLVTMELKNSLTGQTVADAEKQYRTDRDRREPLFRFKRCLVHFAVGNEKVSMTTHLQAGGTRFFPFNKDIENPVNPNGHKTAYLWEDILQPDNLIELINNFIHEQETTEKVYDPNSRMVTDKKSRVLVFPRYHQLDVIRQLKEAVIAEKVRNDYLIQHTTGSGKSNSIAWLAHLLTHLYSSLDTTNRIFDSIIVVTDRRVLDRQLQNTIRQVAQVEGVVHAADKNSAQLREFLEFGKDIIISTIQKFSVIAEEIGKLKSKTFAVIIDEAHSSQTGESAKNLRVSLSKGIEKDIEDDDPDEVESDIDAKILEVIEQRRMRDHISYFGFSGTPKNKTLELFGRKNEEGIFVPFHTYSMHQSISEGFTLDVLQNYTTFKRYFELVKSVSEDKEYEKARTLRALTNYVDLQPHSIETKTRIMLEHFTEHTAKTIEGKGRAMLVTPSRLHCVRYKQEFDKQMKEMGLPYGCLVAFSDTVHDTDNGVDYTENGMNKLPPSTSIEHSFKEPQYRILIVASKFQTGFDEPLLQTMYVDKRLDGLQCVQTLSRLNRVAKGKTDTLVLDFVNEPEQIQAAFQQYYQTTTLAEETDPNRLYDLQRQLEAFDLYDEGTIDQFCRIFYDPDQPAELLQGILDRVVGRWSELETDDREEFRSTLQGYIRLYGYISQLITFTDVALEKLYIFSHSLNKKLPKREHPDLQDVLDSVDLDSFRVQRIHEELQLSLEEEDSEVEGFGGDVAPRRDPEQDFLSNIIDTLNSTHHTDFTAEDKVDLASIHQKMHENEELRQVIAGDNTETNKEYKFNQVFDEILLSFVNSRLDLFTKLSQPEINKDLKRQLYQAYLEQSSSSVEATSPSRSS, encoded by the coding sequence GTGCCGACGTATACAGAACAAAATTTTGAGGACCACATTGAAGCACATCTGAATCGGTCGGGCTACCAGTCATTACAATCTTCCCATTACAATAAATCCCGTTGTCTGATACCCAATGAGACGCTGAAGTTTATTCAGGACACGCAACCGGAAGTGTATCAGAGACTGGAACGCCAGTACGACGCGGATACACCAGATAAATTCCTTGATCGTGTCAGCAGAGAGATTAAAAATCGCGGGGTATTGGACGTGCTTCGGAAAGGGATTAGGGATAGAGGTTGTCATTTTAAGCTGACCTACTTCCTACCATCAAGTGGCATGAACCCCGACCACCAGCAACTTTACGCGCAGAATCGATTCTCCCTCATTCGACAGTTAAAGTATTCAGAGAAGAACGAGAAATCCCTTGATATGACCTTGTTCCTCAATGGGTTGCCGTTGGTGACAATGGAACTGAAAAATAGCCTCACCGGTCAGACGGTAGCAGATGCGGAGAAACAGTATCGGACGGATCGCGATCGAAGAGAACCGTTGTTCCGATTCAAGCGGTGTCTGGTGCACTTTGCGGTGGGTAACGAGAAGGTTTCCATGACGACCCACTTGCAAGCGGGTGGGACACGATTCTTTCCGTTTAACAAAGACATCGAAAACCCTGTGAATCCGAACGGACACAAGACCGCTTATCTGTGGGAGGACATCCTACAGCCCGATAACCTGATTGAACTCATCAACAACTTCATTCATGAGCAGGAGACCACGGAGAAGGTCTACGACCCTAACAGTCGGATGGTGACAGATAAGAAGTCCCGCGTGCTTGTTTTCCCGCGATACCATCAGTTGGACGTGATTCGCCAGTTAAAAGAGGCTGTTATCGCAGAGAAGGTCAGAAATGACTACCTCATCCAACACACCACCGGTAGCGGCAAATCCAACTCCATCGCATGGTTGGCGCACCTACTGACGCATCTGTATAGTTCTTTGGACACTACAAATCGGATCTTTGATTCCATCATTGTCGTGACAGATCGACGCGTGCTTGACAGGCAGCTGCAGAACACAATCAGGCAAGTCGCACAAGTTGAAGGCGTTGTGCATGCTGCTGATAAGAACTCTGCCCAACTTAGGGAGTTCCTTGAATTCGGCAAAGACATCATTATCTCTACAATTCAGAAGTTCAGCGTGATAGCGGAGGAAATTGGTAAGCTCAAAAGCAAAACCTTCGCTGTGATTATCGACGAAGCGCACTCCTCGCAGACCGGTGAATCTGCAAAAAACCTCAGAGTTTCGCTTTCAAAAGGGATTGAGAAAGACATAGAAGATGATGACCCCGACGAGGTAGAATCAGATATAGACGCTAAAATCCTTGAGGTGATCGAACAGCGAAGAATGCGGGATCATATCTCTTATTTCGGTTTCAGCGGTACACCAAAGAACAAGACTTTAGAATTGTTTGGGCGGAAGAACGAAGAAGGAATATTTGTCCCGTTTCATACCTACTCGATGCACCAGAGTATCAGCGAAGGGTTTACGTTGGACGTGCTGCAGAACTACACCACCTTTAAAAGATATTTTGAGCTGGTTAAAAGTGTGTCGGAGGATAAAGAGTACGAGAAGGCGCGAACGCTGCGAGCATTGACCAATTACGTTGATCTGCAACCGCACAGCATTGAGACCAAGACCCGGATTATGTTGGAACACTTCACCGAACACACTGCAAAGACGATTGAAGGGAAAGGACGGGCGATGTTGGTTACGCCGTCCCGACTGCACTGCGTTAGATACAAGCAGGAATTCGATAAACAAATGAAGGAGATGGGGCTTCCCTACGGGTGTCTGGTGGCATTCAGCGACACGGTGCACGACACTGATAACGGGGTAGATTACACGGAAAACGGGATGAATAAATTGCCACCAAGCACTTCGATTGAGCACAGTTTCAAGGAGCCGCAGTATCGGATTCTAATTGTCGCGAGCAAGTTCCAGACGGGTTTTGATGAGCCGCTGCTACAGACAATGTACGTTGATAAGCGGTTGGATGGGCTGCAATGTGTCCAGACCTTGAGCCGTTTGAATCGCGTCGCCAAGGGTAAGACAGATACGCTGGTACTCGATTTTGTGAACGAACCTGAGCAGATACAAGCAGCGTTTCAGCAATACTACCAGACTACGACACTCGCCGAGGAGACCGACCCGAATCGGTTGTATGACCTACAGCGTCAGTTGGAGGCGTTTGATCTCTATGATGAAGGTACCATCGATCAATTCTGTCGTATCTTTTATGACCCTGATCAGCCCGCCGAACTTTTACAGGGCATTCTTGATCGCGTTGTTGGGAGATGGTCAGAACTTGAAACAGATGATAGAGAAGAATTTCGTTCTACCTTACAGGGTTACATTCGCCTCTACGGATACATCTCACAGTTGATTACCTTTACGGATGTAGCGTTGGAAAAGTTGTATATCTTCAGTCACAGCCTCAACAAGAAGCTGCCGAAACGGGAGCACCCCGACCTACAAGATGTCCTTGATTCTGTGGACTTGGATTCGTTTCGCGTGCAGAGGATACATGAGGAATTACAACTCTCCCTTGAAGAGGAAGATAGCGAGGTCGAAGGATTTGGGGGTGATGTCGCTCCCCGCAGGGACCCCGAACAGGATTTCCTCTCCAATATCATTGACACGCTGAACAGTACCCATCACACGGATTTTACTGCAGAAGATAAGGTTGACCTTGCGAGCATTCACCAAAAAATGCACGAAAACGAGGAACTTCGACAGGTAATCGCCGGAGATAATACGGAGACCAACAAAGAATATAAGTTTAATCAGGTGTTTGATGAGATTTTATTGAGTTTCGTCAATAGTAGGTTGGATCTCTTCACGAAATTATCACAACCAGAGATCAATAAGGATCTCAAGCGCCAACTCTATCAAGCCTATCTTGAGCAATCGTCCTCTTCTGTAGAAGCGACCTCCCCGTCGCGATCTTCCTAA